Sequence from the Candidatus Binatus sp. genome:
CGACTCCGCCCGACGATGGTGCGTGCTCCGGATCGTGCGATTCTTCGCCAAAGTCTGCGTACTCGAATCCCATCCCGACAATCGACAGGATCGTGACCGCGGCGCCGATGAGGATGATGCGATACCAGTCGATGATGAGACCGAGACCCATCACACCCACGCCAAGACTCAACACCAGCGGGAAGATCGAAGGCGCCGGCATGTGGATGTCCTCGGCGGAAACCGGCTGACTGGGCTGCGGTTGCGCCGGCGCCTGGCCCGACATATAGGCTGCCACGCCGCGCGAACCGGCGCGCCCGTATTTCAGAATCCACCACGCGTCGCGGCCGCGGATTTGCGGGATCGTCGCGAAATTGTACGCGGGCGGCGGCGACGGCGTGGACCATTCGAGGCTGCGTCCGTCCCATGGATCAGCGGGCGCCCGCTCTCCCCGGCTGGTGAGACTTCTGAAAATGTTGACGTAGAAAAGCAGGAACGCGATGCCGAGAATGAACGCGCCGATCGTTTCGAGCTGGTTGAGATGCGTCCAACCCATGCCGGCGCCGTACGTGTAAGTGCGCCGCGGCATCCCCCACATCCCGAGAATATGCATCGGAAAAAACGTGAGGTTGAATCCAACGACGGTCACCCAAAAATGCCACTTGCCAAGCCGCTCGCTGAGCATGCGGCCGCTGATCTTCGGCCACCAGTAATAGAATGCCGCGAGGATCGTGAACATCACGCCGCCGAACAGCACGTAGTGAAAGTGCGCGACGACGAAGTACGAGTCCGTCTGCTGGAGATCGATCGGCGCCGATGCGTGCATGACACCGCTGAGTCCGCCGAGCGTGAACTCGAGCAGCATCCCGAGCGCGAAATAGAATGCGGTCGTCATGCGCAGCGAACCGCCCCAAACAGTCGCGATCCAACTGAAGATCTTCACCCCGGTGGGAATTGCGATCAGCATCGAAGTAATCGCAAACGCCGAGTCCGCGACCGGGCCCATTCCCGTCGCGAACATATGGTGTCCCCAAACCCCGTACGACAGGAATGCGATCAGGCAGATCGAATACGCCATCATGGGATAGCCGAACAGCGGCTTGCGCGAGAACGTCGGAATGACTTCCGAGATGATCCCAAAGGCCGGCAGCGCCATGATGTACACTTCTGGATGACCGAACAGCCAGAACAAGTGCTGCCACAGAATCGGGGTGGCGCCCGCCGATGCGACGTAGAAATGCGTGCCGAAGAAACGATCGAAGAGCAGAAAGATCAGTCCGATCGTGAGCGCCGGAAACGCGATCAGAATCAGGATCGACGTCACCATCAGCGACCACATGAACATCGGCATGCGCATATACGTCATGCCCGGCGCGCGCATCGCGATGATCGTGGTCAGAAAGTTCAGGCCTGTGAGCACCGTCGAAGTGCCTGACACCAGCAGCCCGATCACCCACCAATCGATCGCGAGTCCTGGCGTGAAGTACCGCTCGGTCAGGTTCGCGTAACCGAACCATCCCGCATCGGGAAGTCCGCCACGAATCCAGCCGAGGTGAAGCAGGATTCCCGCGACCAGCGCCAGCCAGAAGCTCAGTGCATTGAGCCGCGGAAACGCGACGTCGCGTGCGCCGATCTGTAGCGGGATCAGGAAGTTGCCGAAAAATCCGAGCAGCAGCGGCATCACGACCAGGAAGATCATCGTCGTCCCGTGCATCGTGAAAAACGCGTTGTAGATCGCCGCCGACAGCACGTGATTGTCGGGACGCCACAGCTGTACGCGAATCGCCATCGCTTCGAATCCGCCGAGCGCCAGGAAAAACAGCGCGCTGACGAGGTACATCACGGCGACACGCTTGTGATCGATCGTCGTCAGCCATCCGAGTATCCCGCCACCTTCAAGGTAGCTCGGCTGATGCACTGGCAATGGTTTCGGCTGGGCAGCCATTCGACGCTCCCTATTTCAGACCCTCGAGATACGCGACCAGGGCGTTCATCTTTGGCCCCGGCAGCAGCAGCGCCGGCATGTTCGCGCCCGGCTTGGTTTCCTGTGGATTCCCGATCCACTTCGCGACGTTTTCCGGCGTGTTCTTCAGCACCCCGGCGGCCAGCGTCGTGCGGCTGCCGAAATGGGTCAGGTCAGGTCCGATATACCCCTTCGAGATGCCCCGGATCATGTGGCAGGTCGTGCACGGACTGTTGGCAAAAATCTTTGCGCCGTTTGACGCCAACAGATCGGTGGCCGGAGTTGCGGCCGGACCGGCCAGCTGCGCCCTATCCCACTTCGCGAAATCATCCGGCAAATCGACAAACACTCGAAAGCGCATGTTCGCGTGCGACAGGCCGCAAAACTCCGCGCATTGTCCTGGATACATTCCCGGCACCGTCGCAACGAATGTCAGCTCGTTGATTTGACCGGGCACCACGTCGCGTTTGCCGCCGAGTTGCGGGACCCAGAAGCTATGTATGATGTCGGCCGATTCCAGTAACAGGCGAATCGGCCGGTCGGCCGGAATGTGCAGTTCGTTGGCGGTCTTCGCGCCGTCAGGATACTGAAACTCCCACCACCATTGATGCGCTACTACTTTGATCTCCAGCGCCCCCGCGGGTGCGAGCGCCGGCTGCGAGCGAAAGATCGTCCGAATCGTCGGTACCGAGATCATCACCAACACGAGCGTGGGTCCAAGCGTCCACGCAATTTCCAAACCCAGATCGGACGACGCAGCCGACGCAGGCGCGGCTTCGCCTACTCGAGACGAGAAGACGAACACCGCCAGGATAAACGCGCAGACCACGATCGCCAGGATGATCGCGTCCCACACCGTCACCTCGATGAAAAGATTTTGAATCCACTGCGCCAGATTCGACTTTGGCGCGAGCGTCGTCATCGGATGGCCGCTCGCCGAGCATCCTGCAATAGCCAGTGCAATAGCCACTTGTAGAACTATCGTCGCGATCGAATGCCTATTTGAACCGCGCCCGATCATTCCGCGTCGTCTCCAACCGGTTCTCCCGAGGTCGCGGCCTGCGCGACGCGGTTCAGTCCCGGCACTGCCGACAGGAGAAATGCGCCCAGGAAACCGATCGAGATCAGCAGTTGCGTGGCGCCAAACGGGATCGCGTCGAGCGACAGCGACGGAACCACCAGCACGTAACGCTCGAGCCACATCCCGGCCAGCCCCAGTCCCGCCACCGTGCCGAGAACTACCGGGTTTTTTTTGGCCCGTACGCTCATCAGCGCCGCAAATGGAATCAGCCAGATCAAAACCAGGCACGCCACCGATAGCGGCGACCACGGCAGGTGATGTGCCCGTTGAACGATAAAGAAAGTTTCGACCGGCAGATCGCCGTACCAGATCACAATGTACTGTGCGAACAGCAGATAAATCCAGAACACCGAGAACGCGAAGACCATCTTGCCAAAGTCGTGCATGACGGTGGGATTCGTGAACAGGTTGTTCCCGCCCAAACGACCGCGGAGCACGGCCGCTGTGAGAGCCATCGCAGTCAATCCACTCCAGAAACACCCGGCGAAAAAATACCAGCCGAAAAGCGTGCTGCGCCAGACCGGCGCGAGCGACATGACCAAATCGAATGCAATCAGCGAATAGACCGCCGCGAACAGGACCGCGACCAGCGGAGCCAACACTCGTATCGAATGCGGCGGCAACTCGATCTCGTCGGTCGCAATCGTCCACGCCCGTGCGCCATCACCACGCGAGACGCGAATAAACGCGAAGCTCGCCGCAGCCATCACGCCGAGCCCGATTCCATCACGTGCAAAAAGAAACGGAGTATTCAGCCACGCCGCCTTCTGCGCTATCGGATGCGTTACCCACGGGAAAATCAGGCTGCGGCCGAAGTACAGCCCGAAGAACAGAAAAAATCCCACCCACAGAAATGGCGCGAACGCCTCGCCGAGCCGATACGGCGTCGAACCGCCCCACTTTGCCTGCGTCAGATAGAACGCCGCGGAGGCGACCACCGCGCCTTGCGCGACGCCAAGGAAAAACAGCAGGTTGACCAGATAGGCTTCCCATGCGATCGCGGCGCCGCCTCGCGACAGCGCTAACCCGAACGCGATCGCGCCGAGCGCGATCATAGCGCCCGCCACCGCCTTCATGGTCGCGCCAGCCACCGACTCGACGGCGCGCGGCTTCATCACCGCGCGTTCGCGATGCGCCCGTTGAAGATCGGTGCTCATCGCGGCTGCGCCTCGTCTTCGCGAACGACTTCTTCCGCGCCCGATTCCTTCAGCATCGACTCGACACGCGCCGCTTGCGCCTCGTCACATCGAACCACGATCCCGAATCGATCCTCGCCGAAGCGCCCGTCGTACCCCGGCGCGCTCTCGGTCGTGGGCACACCCGACAGCATCAGCACCCCGAAGAAGCCGAAAATTCCGCCCAGCAGGACCATCAACTCGAAGCAGATCACGATGAACGGCGGCCACGACAGCAGCGGTTTGCCGCCCGCGTTGAGACGCCACTCGTAAGTTGTTCCAATCGTTATCGCGAGTCCGGTAAGAACGCCGGTAATTCCGCCCACCAGCACCAGCCATCGCACCGGGCTCTTCGGCCGGCCGATTGCATGTTCGATTTTGTGGCTCGGGATCGGCGAGAACGTATTGAAATCGCCGACCTGCGCCGCGCGCAGCTCCTCGATCGCTTGCGCGCAGCGAGTGTCGTCCGCAAACGAACTTATGATCGCTATCGTGCTCATGCGGCTTTGACTCGATCCATCTTGAGCGCCTTGCGCAGCCAGACGATTCCTTCTTTAAGTTCCGTCATCGATATGATCGGCAGGAACCTGGAAAACAACGAGAACAGCCCCAGGAACCACGCGAAGCTGCCGACCGTGATCATGATTTCAGTGACCGACGGACGGTAACTGCCCCATTGCGAAGGATCGAAGTTCGCCGTCAGCGAACCCGCGATAATCACAAACCGCTCGAACCACATCCCGATGTTCACGAATATTGTGATTATCCAGAGCGCCCTCATGTTAACCCGGATGCGCGGGGAAAATAGCAACAATGGTATTACGCAGTTGCACGAGACCATTACCCAGTACATCCATCCCCACGGCCCGAAGTAGCGCATGTGGAAAGTCATTTGCTCGATCGGATCGCCCGCGTACCAGGTCATAAAGGCTTCCGTAATGTACGCGTACGAGACTACCAGCGAGGTCAGCAGCACGACCTTGGCAAGATTGTCAAAATGCCACTCCGTCAGCAGGTCCTCGATACCCAGCAGCTTGCGCATCGGGATTAGCAGCGTGATGACCATCGCGACGCCGGAAAAAATCGCGCCGGCAACGAAGTATGGCGCGAAAATCGTGCTGTGCCAGCCCGGGTTTATCGCCATCGCGAAGTCCCACGACACCACCGAGTGGACCGAGATCACCAGCGGAGTCGCCAGCCCCGCCATCAGCAGGTACGCCATTGAGTAATGCCGCCATTGGCGATCGGTTCCCTGCCATCCCATGGCGAGCACCGTGTAGAACTTCTTGCGCCATCCAGTCGCGGCCTCGCGCGCGTTTGCGATGTCGGGAATCAGTCCCATCGTCCAGAACAGCGCGCTAATAGTCAGATAGGTACTTACTGCGAAAGCGTCCCACACTAGTGGCGAGCGGAAGTCGGGCTGTAGGTATCGCTCATTAGGGTATGGCAATAGCCAGTAGAAAAACCATACGCGGCCGAGATGGACCAGCGGGAACAACCCTGCCGTCGCGACTGCAAATATCGTCATCGTTTCCGCGGCGCGATAAACCGCGGTGCGCCACTTGGTGCGGAACAAAAACAGAATCGCGGAGATCAACGTCCCCGAGTGCGCGATACCGACCCAGAAAACGAAGTTAGTAATGTAGATTGCCCACATCACGGGCTGGCGAAGTCCGGTCACGCCCAGCCCTGTGTAGATCTGGCGAACCCACAATGCGGCGGCGATCGCCACCAGCGTGAAGCACAGTCCGATCCACGCCCAGTACGCGGGGCCGGCCGGCTCCATCACCCGCAGCACGCTGCGATCGATGTCGCGGTAACTCGGCTCGAACGGTATCTTCGGCGCCGCTGCCACTTCAGGCCTTTCCCTTCTCGCGATAGAGATCGCGCAGATACGTGATAGCCGGTTGCGTGTTGAGCTCTTCGAGCGCGCGATAGTTGCGCAGCTTGTTGTCCTCGCGCCGGCGCATCATCGCGCTGGCGGGATCGTTGCTGTCGCCAAACGTGATTGCGCGCGTCGGGCACGCCTGCTGGCAGGCCGTGACGATCTCGCCGTCGCGCAGCTCGCGATCTTCAGTCCTGGCGTTGAGCTCGGCGAACTGGATTCGCTGCACGCAGAACGTGCATTTCTCCATCACCCCGGCGCCGCGCACCGTCACGTCGGGATTGAGTTGCAGGTTCAGCGGCGCGGGCCATTCCGGCACGAACCAGTTGAATCGGCGCACCTTGTACGGACAGTTGTTTTGGCAATAGCGCGTGCCGACGCATCGATTGTAAACCTGGCCGTTGAGGCCTTCTTCGGTGTGATACGACGCAAACACCGGGCAAACCGGCTCGCACGGCGCGTGATCGCACTGCTGACACAGCATCGGCGCGAGGTAGAGCTGCGGCGCTTGCGCCGCTTCCCCGGCTGGCGGGAAGTAACGCTCGATGCGTATCCACGACATGATTCGGCCGCTATCAACCCCGTCCTTGCCTACCGTCGGGACATTGTTCTCCGCGTAGCACGCGGTCACGCACGCGCTGCATCCGGTGCACGCATTGACGTCGATCGTCATGCCCCATTTGTGCCGGGGATATTTCCAGGGCGGGTACATTTCGAACGGCCCGGTGACTTCCTGGGCCTCGCTCCTGGGAACCACGCCGCGCGCCAACTGCTCGATGCTCATCGCCTCGACGATCGATCGGCCCATCATGTCGCTGTTGCCCAGCGGTGAAACGAGCGTGCGGGTCTTGCCGGTCGCGCGCGCGGTCGCGGCGGCGCTGGTCGCGCCCGCCGCCAATATCGCCCACGCATTTGCACCGACGTCTTTTGCATAACGGCCGTAAGCGCGGTGCCCCTGCCCCAAAGGAACCGCGATCACTCCCGGACGAACAGTGCTCTCCACCAGCACCGGCACCTCGATCGCGCCGTGCTCCGTTTTGATCTCGATGACGTCGTCCTTGGCGACGCCGAGCTTGCGCGCCGTCTCGGGATGTATCTCGGCCCAGCTGTCCCACACGATCTGCGCGACCGGCTCGGGCAATTCCTGCAGCCACGGCTTGTCGGCGCCGCGGCCGTCGTAAAGAAACAGGTGTGGATAGGCGTAAACGGAAAGTTCCGACTGAGCCGCGACCGGCACGGGCGCCTTGAACGGAGAGGTGTCGAGGCTGAGCGCCGAGAGATGCTGTTCCTCGAACAATCCGCCTTCGCGCCGGACGCTTACCCAAAAATCTTCGGGATCGGCGCCATCTGCTTTGGGAGCCAGCGCCAACCATTCAGCTTTGACCGCCTCTGCGGCGCTGGCCCACGGAAGTTTCGCGCTCGATGATCCCGCGGCCGCCGCAAGCAGGATATCGCCGACCGGCTTGCTGTCGAACACCGGCTGCATCACCGGCTGTCCCAGTCCGCGGATTCCCGCCCGCGGCGCCGTGTCACGCCATGATTCGAGTGGATGATGCGCTGGCAGGAGAAGACTCGCCATCGCGGCGGTCTCGTCGGGCACGCCTCCCGCCCACACCACGAACGGAACTTTCCCGATCGCCTCGGCCATTCGCGCCGACGCGGGCATCGTGAAGATCGGGTTTGCGCCGGCGATGAACACCGCGTCGATCTTGCCGTCGCGCATCGCGTCAACCGCCGCGTCCACTTCATCCGGCGTGCTGGTTTCTTCGGCTGGCGAGCCTTCGAGGAACATCACGGTCTTGCCGAAATTGCCGGTGACCGCGTTGAGGATCATCGCCGCAAGATGAGCCGACGAATCGTCCGTGCCCGCGATTGCCAGCCCGCCGTCCGCCCTGCCGAACGTCTCGCCGAGACTGAGAATAGTTTCCACGGGCACACCGGTGCGCGCGCTCACGGCAGCCGGATCGAAATTCGCGACCGCCTTGGCGAGCGCCGCGAGATCGAAGCCCGAGTTCTGCGAAACCCAGCGCTGCTTGACGAGAACGTTGAGCACGCTCCACGCAACATCGGCCTCCGCACCCGGAGCAGTCGCGATCCAGTCGTCGCACTTCGACGCCGTCATGCCCAGCCGCGGGCCGACGTAGATGGCGCGGCCAATGCCCAGCGTGCCGCGCCGCTTATGTGGCGTGCGGAACAGCGAGTATTGACGCGCGAGTTCCACCGGAGATTGCCAGGTCTCGAGAAAGTCCGCACCGAAGGAAATCAGCACTTCGGCCTGATCGATTCGATACGACGGCAGGTCGCGCCGACCGAAGATCGTTTTCGCCGCAACCCGCGCCGATTCCTGGTTGATGGCCTCGTAAAATATCGCGCGCGACGAGCCATAGGCGCCGAGAAACGCGAGCGCGATTTTTCTGAAGGTCGGGCCTTGCGGCGAACCGAAGAACGCGACGCGGTCCTTGCCCGCCTTCGCCGCCGCCGCCAGCCTGTCGCCGAGCATTTTGTCCGCTTCGTCCCACGAAACCGTCCGGATCGCGCCGTCGTCGCCGCGAACCTGCGGATGCGCAAGGCGATCGGGATTGTACAGGCCTTGCAGCGCCGCCTGTCCCCGGGCGCACAAGGAGCCCTGGCCGATTGGATCGGCCGGATTGCCCTCCAGCTTGACGACGCGCCCTTCCCGGATTCGCGCCACCACACCGCATCCCGCCGGACACTCCGAACAGGTCGTGGCAAAAAAACTCGGCACGCCGGGAACTACGTTTTCGTCGGGCACGACGTACGGGATCAGCTTCCTCGCCGCCGGCTCG
This genomic interval carries:
- the ctaD gene encoding cytochrome c oxidase subunit I, with translation MAAQPKPLPVHQPSYLEGGGILGWLTTIDHKRVAVMYLVSALFFLALGGFEAMAIRVQLWRPDNHVLSAAIYNAFFTMHGTTMIFLVVMPLLLGFFGNFLIPLQIGARDVAFPRLNALSFWLALVAGILLHLGWIRGGLPDAGWFGYANLTERYFTPGLAIDWWVIGLLVSGTSTVLTGLNFLTTIIAMRAPGMTYMRMPMFMWSLMVTSILILIAFPALTIGLIFLLFDRFFGTHFYVASAGATPILWQHLFWLFGHPEVYIMALPAFGIISEVIPTFSRKPLFGYPMMAYSICLIAFLSYGVWGHHMFATGMGPVADSAFAITSMLIAIPTGVKIFSWIATVWGGSLRMTTAFYFALGMLLEFTLGGLSGVMHASAPIDLQQTDSYFVVAHFHYVLFGGVMFTILAAFYYWWPKISGRMLSERLGKWHFWVTVVGFNLTFFPMHILGMWGMPRRTYTYGAGMGWTHLNQLETIGAFILGIAFLLFYVNIFRSLTSRGERAPADPWDGRSLEWSTPSPPPAYNFATIPQIRGRDAWWILKYGRAGSRGVAAYMSGQAPAQPQPSQPVSAEDIHMPAPSIFPLVLSLGVGVMGLGLIIDWYRIILIGAAVTILSIVGMGFEYADFGEESHDPEHAPSSGGVDVRKIGLWSFIGSECVFFASLISTFIVYKSRSLAGPGPKILNIPLTSFSTFILLMSSLLMVLALAATQRGDKRWERIWLGGVIAFGLIFLGGQVYEFTSFYREGMGLTTNLFSQSFFVLVGFHGAHVAIGVLWLSVLLAAAMTDKLGQSRALSVELAGLYWHFVDVVWIIIFTLVYLMQAVPGA
- the coxB gene encoding cytochrome c oxidase subunit II, which codes for MAIALAIAGCSASGHPMTTLAPKSNLAQWIQNLFIEVTVWDAIILAIVVCAFILAVFVFSSRVGEAAPASAASSDLGLEIAWTLGPTLVLVMISVPTIRTIFRSQPALAPAGALEIKVVAHQWWWEFQYPDGAKTANELHIPADRPIRLLLESADIIHSFWVPQLGGKRDVVPGQINELTFVATVPGMYPGQCAEFCGLSHANMRFRVFVDLPDDFAKWDRAQLAGPAATPATDLLASNGAKIFANSPCTTCHMIRGISKGYIGPDLTHFGSRTTLAAGVLKNTPENVAKWIGNPQETKPGANMPALLLPGPKMNALVAYLEGLK
- a CDS encoding DUF3341 domain-containing protein yields the protein MSTIAIISSFADDTRCAQAIEELRAAQVGDFNTFSPIPSHKIEHAIGRPKSPVRWLVLVGGITGVLTGLAITIGTTYEWRLNAGGKPLLSWPPFIVICFELMVLLGGIFGFFGVLMLSGVPTTESAPGYDGRFGEDRFGIVVRCDEAQAARVESMLKESGAEEVVREDEAQPR
- the nrfD gene encoding NrfD/PsrC family molybdoenzyme membrane anchor subunit; its protein translation is MAAAPKIPFEPSYRDIDRSVLRVMEPAGPAYWAWIGLCFTLVAIAAALWVRQIYTGLGVTGLRQPVMWAIYITNFVFWVGIAHSGTLISAILFLFRTKWRTAVYRAAETMTIFAVATAGLFPLVHLGRVWFFYWLLPYPNERYLQPDFRSPLVWDAFAVSTYLTISALFWTMGLIPDIANAREAATGWRKKFYTVLAMGWQGTDRQWRHYSMAYLLMAGLATPLVISVHSVVSWDFAMAINPGWHSTIFAPYFVAGAIFSGVAMVITLLIPMRKLLGIEDLLTEWHFDNLAKVVLLTSLVVSYAYITEAFMTWYAGDPIEQMTFHMRYFGPWGWMYWVMVSCNCVIPLLLFSPRIRVNMRALWIITIFVNIGMWFERFVIIAGSLTANFDPSQWGSYRPSVTEIMITVGSFAWFLGLFSLFSRFLPIISMTELKEGIVWLRKALKMDRVKAA
- a CDS encoding molybdopterin-dependent oxidoreductase, with the protein product MRKRPSISRRSFIKLAATAGAAAAIPGCEPAARKLIPYVVPDENVVPGVPSFFATTCSECPAGCGVVARIREGRVVKLEGNPADPIGQGSLCARGQAALQGLYNPDRLAHPQVRGDDGAIRTVSWDEADKMLGDRLAAAAKAGKDRVAFFGSPQGPTFRKIALAFLGAYGSSRAIFYEAINQESARVAAKTIFGRRDLPSYRIDQAEVLISFGADFLETWQSPVELARQYSLFRTPHKRRGTLGIGRAIYVGPRLGMTASKCDDWIATAPGAEADVAWSVLNVLVKQRWVSQNSGFDLAALAKAVANFDPAAVSARTGVPVETILSLGETFGRADGGLAIAGTDDSSAHLAAMILNAVTGNFGKTVMFLEGSPAEETSTPDEVDAAVDAMRDGKIDAVFIAGANPIFTMPASARMAEAIGKVPFVVWAGGVPDETAAMASLLLPAHHPLESWRDTAPRAGIRGLGQPVMQPVFDSKPVGDILLAAAAGSSSAKLPWASAAEAVKAEWLALAPKADGADPEDFWVSVRREGGLFEEQHLSALSLDTSPFKAPVPVAAQSELSVYAYPHLFLYDGRGADKPWLQELPEPVAQIVWDSWAEIHPETARKLGVAKDDVIEIKTEHGAIEVPVLVESTVRPGVIAVPLGQGHRAYGRYAKDVGANAWAILAAGATSAAATARATGKTRTLVSPLGNSDMMGRSIVEAMSIEQLARGVVPRSEAQEVTGPFEMYPPWKYPRHKWGMTIDVNACTGCSACVTACYAENNVPTVGKDGVDSGRIMSWIRIERYFPPAGEAAQAPQLYLAPMLCQQCDHAPCEPVCPVFASYHTEEGLNGQVYNRCVGTRYCQNNCPYKVRRFNWFVPEWPAPLNLQLNPDVTVRGAGVMEKCTFCVQRIQFAELNARTEDRELRDGEIVTACQQACPTRAITFGDSNDPASAMMRRREDNKLRNYRALEELNTQPAITYLRDLYREKGKA